Genomic window (Sphingosinicella microcystinivorans):
ATCGGCGCGTGGGTGCAGCTCCTCGCGCGCATGGGCGGCCCCGCCGACCCGGATTTCGTCGACTGGCTCGCGCTCGAGCGCATCGACGGGCGCGAGATCGACGTCGGCATCCGCCGCCACTGGCTCGATCCGACAAAGCCCTTCGCCGAGGCCGTGCTGAAGCAGGCGCATGGCGCTGTCATCACCTCGGCGACGCTGCGCTCGCGCATCACCGACGACACCGCGCCCGACGCCGACTGGCGCGACAGCGAGGCGCGCACCGGCGCCGCGCACCTGCCGCTGCCGCCCGTGCGCTTCTCGTCGCCGAGCCCGTTCGACTACGCCCGGCAGGCGCGCGTCCTCATCGTCACCGACGTGCAGCGCGGCAACGTCCCGGCGCTCGCGGGCGCGTACAGGGCGCTGATCTCCGCGTCGCGCGGCGGCGCGCTCGGCCTGTTCACGGCGATCTCGCGGCTGAAGGCCGTGCACGCGCGCATCGAGGAGAGCCTCGCCCGCGAAGGCCTGCCGCTGTTCGCGCAGCATATCGACCCCATCGACGCGGGCACGCTCGTCGACATGTTCCGCGCCGATCCCGCCGCCTCGCTGCTCGGCACCGATGCCCTGCGCGACGGCGTCGACGTGCCCGGCGATTCGCTCCGCCTCGTCGTCCTCGAAGGCGTGCCGTGGCCGCGCCCCACCGTGCTCCACGCCGCGCGCCGCGCTGCGTTCGGCGGCAAGACCTACGACGACCTCGTCGCCTCCGGCCGCATGGCGCAGGCGTTCGGGCGGCTCATCCGCCGCGCCAGCGACCGGGGCACGTTCGTGCTGCTCGGCGCCGCCGTTCCGAGCCGCCTGTGCCAGGCGTTTCCGGACGGTGTGACCGTGGAGCGAGTGCCGCTGGACGAGGCCGTGCGCATCGTGCGCGAGATGTCCGCGCCTGCTCCCGCACCGACACGAAATCTTCCGATGACACCGGACGCGACATCGGGCATCAGCGCCGCGACATGAAGACGATCTTCCTGCTCCGCCACGCCAAATCCAGTTGGGACGACCCCGTCGAGCGGGACTTCGACCGCCCCCTTAACACGCGCGGCCGCCGCGCCGCCGAGACGATCGGCCGCTACCTGCGCGACGAGAGCCTCGCCTTCGACCGCGTCGTCGCCTCGCCCGCGGTGCGGGTCATCGAGACGCTGGACGGCGTGGAGGCGGGCGCGGGCCGCCGCCTCGGCGCGAGCTTCGACAAGCGCGTCTACATGGCCTCCGCGCCGACGCTGCTCGACATCGTCCACGAGACGGACGCGGACGCCGAAACCCTGCTCCTCGTCGGCCACAACCCCGGCCTCGAAGACCTCGTCTTCCTGCTGACGCCCGCGGGCAGCGGCGCGCTCCGCAAGGAGGTCGACATCAAGTATCCCACCGCCACCCTCGCCGAGATGCGCTTCGACGCGGAACGCTGGGAAGACGTCGACGAGGGCAAGGGCGAACTCGTCCGCTTCATCCGCCCCCGCGACCTCGACGCGGCGCTGGGGCCGGACGGGACGTAGGCCGCGATCCCCGCGCGCCGCTCTCAGCGCCCTTGGGGGCGGAGGCCCTTTACCAGCTTGCCGAACTCGCGCGCCGTTTCGCCGGCGGCGCGGTCCGCTTCCTTGGTCACGGCGGTTTGCTGCAGGAAGCCGTGGGGGAGGGCGGAATATTCGAGATAGACGGTCGGAACGCCTGCCTTCTTCAGCGCGTCCGCGTAGGCCCTGTCGGAATCCCGCAGCGGATCGAAGCCCGCCGCGGCGACGAGCGTCGGCGGCATCTTCGCGAAATTGCCGGCCAGGATCGGCGAGATTTCGGGCTGGGACAAATCCATGCCCGGAAACACCTTGCGGTGCACGTAATCGGTGAACGGAACATCGAGGCCGAACCCCTCCCAGAACAGGCGGGATGACACGTAGTGGACGCGCATGTCCGCAACGCTCCGGTTGTCGACCGCCGCATAATAGAGAAGCTGGCAGGCGGGGCTCGGCTTGCCGGCCTTCCGGGTCCGCGCCGTCACCACGACCGACATGTTGCCGCCGGCGCTGTCGCCGCCCACGCAGATGCGCGATGCGTCTCCTTGCAGCCGGTCCGCATTCGCGACGGCCCAGTCGAACGCGTCTTCCGCGTCGTTCCATGATGCCGGGTAGGGATTTTCAGGGGCGAGCCGATAGTCCGTCGAAATGATCATCACCCCGGCCTCGTCGGCCAGCCGCCGCATCGAGCGGTCCACGGCTTCGATGTTGCCGAACAGCCAGCCGCCGCCGTGGTAATAGACGAGGATCGGCAGCGCCCCCGCCGCCTCGGGCCGGTAGATGCGCACGGGGATCAGCTTGCCGTCACGCGCAGTCACCGTCTCGTCGCTCACCGACGCCAGGTCGGGACCGGGCCGCGTTCGGCTGATCCACTGCTGGTTGGCGCCCTGTCTGATCGCAGCGGCGCTTGCCGGGTCGTCAAAGGGGTCCGCTTCCGGCTGCTTCGGCTCCGCCTGCGCTTCCTTGGCCTTGGCCTCTTCGGCTTCCTTGGCCGCGGCTTCCCTGCCCTCGTGGAAGAGATACTGCATCCGGAGGTCCAGCGTCTGACCGTCCATGACGATGCGCTTGCCGCCGACCTGCTCCAGGACCCAGCTGTCCGGTCTGGCGGCCAGTTCGGCGATCTTCAGGGCCTCGGGGTCCGCGGTTGCTGCGGAATCGGCGGTTGCTGCGGGCGCGTCCGCCGGCTTGTCCTGCCCGCAGGCCGAGATGGCGAGGGCGAGGGCGGATATTGCGAATGACTGTCTGTGGAACACCTTGGCCTCCCGAATGTGCCGTCCGATCGTGCGGCACACGCTATTGACCGGGCAATGCCGTATGCGGGCAATCCTCCGCGGCAGATGGGTAAGCCGACGCTTCCCTAAATCTCGATCTGGCTGCCCAGCTCCACCACCCGGTTCGTCGGCAGCTTGAAGAACTCCATCGCCGTCGCGGCGTTGCGCAGCATCCATGCGAACAGCTTCTCGCGCCAGATCGCCATGCCCGGCCGCGGCGCCGCGATCAGCGTCTGGCGGGAGAGGAAGAAGCTCGTCTGCATCATGTCGAACTTCGGCCCGCAGGCGTTCACGGGGGAGAGCGCCTTCGGGATGTCCGTCTCCTGCATGAAGCCGTAGCGCAGCTTCATGCGGTAGAAGCCCTGCCCGAGGTCCTGCGTCTCCACCACGTCGCAGGTCTCCACGTAGGGCACGTCCTCGATCGCCACGGTGAGCACGATCACGCGCTCGTGCAGGATCTTGTTGTGCTTCATGTTGTGGAGGAGGGCGTGCGGCACGCCGGTCGGCTCGGAGGACATGAAGATCGCCGTGCCCGGCACGCGCGTCGCGCTGCTGGCCGCCGATTTCACGAAGATCTCCATCGGCATCGCGGCTTCCTGCATCCGCCGCCGCATCAGCAGGCGGCCCTTCGACCATGTCGTCAGCATGGTGAAGGCGACGATGCCGACGAGAAGCGGGAACCAGCCGCCGTCCGGCACCTTGGTGAGGTTCGCCGCGAAATAGGCACCGTCGACCACGAAGAAGATGCCGAGCAGCGGCACCGCCAGCCACGGCTTCCACTTCCACAGCGAGAACAGCACCACCGCGAGCAGGCAGGTGTCGATGAACATCGCGCCCGTCACCGCGATGCCGTAGGCGGCGGCAAGGCTGCTCGAATTCTGGAACATCAGCACCAGCAGGATCACCGCCGCCATCAGCAGCCAGTTGATGACCGGGATATAGATCTGCCCCTGCGTCGAGGCGCTGGTGTGTTTGATGGTGAGGCGCGGCATGAAGCCGAGCTGGATCGCCTGGTGCGTCACCGAGAAGGCGCCCGAGATCACCGCCTGGCTGGCGATGAAGGTCGCCATCGTCGCGAGCACGACGAGCGGCAGGCGGAAGCCTTCGGGCGCGAGCAGGAAGAACGGGTTGCGGATCGCCTGCTCCGCCTCGGCGGCGGGCAGGCTGATGATCATCGCCGCCTGCCCCATGTAGTTGAGGAGGAGCGCGGGCATCACGAACCAGAACCACGAGATGCGCAGGGGCCGCCGCCCGAAGTGCCCCATGTCGGCATAGAGCGCTTCCGCGCCCGTCACCGCGAGCACCACCGAGCCGAGCGCGAGGAAGGCGAGGCTGCCGTCGATCATGAAGAACTGGATCGCGTACCACGGGTTGATCATCGCGAGGATGATCTCCGGGTGGTGCACGATCTTGCCCATGCCGAGCGCGCCGATCGTCACGAAGTAGACGAGCATGATCGGGCCGAACCACGCCCCGACCTTCGCCGTGCCGCGCGATTGCAGCAGGAACAGGAACACCAGCAGCCCGACCGCGATCGGCAGCACCAGCGGCTCCATGCCCGCGCGCACGACGGTGATGCCCTCCACCGCCGACAGCACCGAGATCGCCGGCGTGATCATG
Coding sequences:
- a CDS encoding alpha/beta hydrolase encodes the protein MFHRQSFAISALALAISACGQDKPADAPAATADSAATADPEALKIAELAARPDSWVLEQVGGKRIVMDGQTLDLRMQYLFHEGREAAAKEAEEAKAKEAQAEPKQPEADPFDDPASAAAIRQGANQQWISRTRPGPDLASVSDETVTARDGKLIPVRIYRPEAAGALPILVYYHGGGWLFGNIEAVDRSMRRLADEAGVMIISTDYRLAPENPYPASWNDAEDAFDWAVANADRLQGDASRICVGGDSAGGNMSVVVTARTRKAGKPSPACQLLYYAAVDNRSVADMRVHYVSSRLFWEGFGLDVPFTDYVHRKVFPGMDLSQPEISPILAGNFAKMPPTLVAAAGFDPLRDSDRAYADALKKAGVPTVYLEYSALPHGFLQQTAVTKEADRAAGETAREFGKLVKGLRPQGR
- a CDS encoding SixA phosphatase family protein, with protein sequence MKTIFLLRHAKSSWDDPVERDFDRPLNTRGRRAAETIGRYLRDESLAFDRVVASPAVRVIETLDGVEAGAGRRLGASFDKRVYMASAPTLLDIVHETDADAETLLLVGHNPGLEDLVFLLTPAGSGALRKEVDIKYPTATLAEMRFDAERWEDVDEGKGELVRFIRPRDLDAALGPDGT
- a CDS encoding potassium transporter Kup yields the protein MTGPHNPHASASDRHDGIAKLAVAAIGIVFGDIGTSPLYAFRETFVGHHPLALDTMHVYGVISLIFWSMTLVVSIQYVTILMRADNKGQGGSLALLALISRRTAHSRIGPLIILLGVFATALFYGDSMITPAISVLSAVEGITVVRAGMEPLVLPIAVGLLVFLFLLQSRGTAKVGAWFGPIMLVYFVTIGALGMGKIVHHPEIILAMINPWYAIQFFMIDGSLAFLALGSVVLAVTGAEALYADMGHFGRRPLRISWFWFVMPALLLNYMGQAAMIISLPAAEAEQAIRNPFFLLAPEGFRLPLVVLATMATFIASQAVISGAFSVTHQAIQLGFMPRLTIKHTSASTQGQIYIPVINWLLMAAVILLVLMFQNSSSLAAAYGIAVTGAMFIDTCLLAVVLFSLWKWKPWLAVPLLGIFFVVDGAYFAANLTKVPDGGWFPLLVGIVAFTMLTTWSKGRLLMRRRMQEAAMPMEIFVKSAASSATRVPGTAIFMSSEPTGVPHALLHNMKHNKILHERVIVLTVAIEDVPYVETCDVVETQDLGQGFYRMKLRYGFMQETDIPKALSPVNACGPKFDMMQTSFFLSRQTLIAAPRPGMAIWREKLFAWMLRNAATAMEFFKLPTNRVVELGSQIEI